Below is a genomic region from Microbacterium sp. LWO12-1.2.
TGAGCGTCAGTGGATGCTGGTGGCGAGTTCGCGACGCACGTGACTCGCTCGCCAGCACCATGGCCACGCCGGCGCCACACAGCACGAATCCGATGAGCGTCATGGCGGTGAGCTGCTCGCCGAGCAACAGCGCTCCGACCGCAGCCGTGGCGGGAGCGACCAGGAACAGCAGCGCGTTGAGCGCCGTGATGCCGACCCGGCGCAGCAGCCACCAGTAGAGGCCATAGGCGGCAAGGGTCGGGAAGACGGCGGAGAACGCTGCGGCGATCCAGAACGACACGGATGCCGGCGGCACGAGCGCTCCGGCGAATGCGGCGATCAGCACGAGCGCCACGGCGGTCACCGTCACGTGGATCGTCAGTGTCAGGAGCACTCCTGTCTGCACCGCGGACCGCCTCTGCAGGAACGTGCCCACGATCAGGCACGCCATCGCGAGCGCCGGGAGCAGGTACGCCGAAGGCGGGGCGTCGGAGCCGCCGAGCTGCGAACGGACGACCAGGAGGACGCCGACCGCTCCGAGTACGAGCCCCGCCCACTGCGCTGCGCGCACACGGAGCCCGAGCAGCGGCCCGACGAGCATTGCGACGACCAGAGGCTGCACGGCGTCGATCAGCGCCGTGGTGCCGGTGGCGACGCCGGCCGCGATCGCCGCGTAGACAGCGGCGCAGTAGCCGAACTGTGCGAAGACGCCGATCAGAGCCTGACGGCGCACGTCGGCGCGCGGCACCCCTCGCGCGGCCCCCGATGCGAGCACGATGACGATCAGCACCGCCGCGA
It encodes:
- a CDS encoding DMT family transporter, with protein sequence MSKQIGILRIGVTVAAAAAFVATWSSGFLVPAIATEASALTLLVWRFVPLAAVLIVIVLASGAARGVPRADVRRQALIGVFAQFGYCAAVYAAIAAGVATGTTALIDAVQPLVVAMLVGPLLGLRVRAAQWAGLVLGAVGVLLVVRSQLGGSDAPPSAYLLPALAMACLIVGTFLQRRSAVQTGVLLTLTIHVTVTAVALVLIAAFAGALVPPASVSFWIAAAFSAVFPTLAAYGLYWWLLRRVGITALNALLFLVAPATAAVGALLLGEQLTAMTLIGFVLCGAGVAMVLASESRASRTRHQHPLTLRSRRGSGVPAAGRP